Part of the Sulfurimonas denitrificans DSM 1251 genome is shown below.
ATGTGCTAGTGCAGCTGAAGGTGGTGATTTAGGTTATTTTACTGCTGGGCAAATGGTACCTGAGTTTAATGATAAAGCATTTTCTATGAAAGCAAAAGAGATGACGCTAGAGCCAGTAAAGACACAATTTGGCTATCATGTAATTTATATAGAAGATAAAAAAGCAAAAGCAACAAAGAATTTTACTGAAGTTAAATCTTTTATTGAGCAAAGATTAAAAATGGAAAAAGCTAAAACTGTAATGCTTGCAAAAATGAAAGAGCTAGAAAAAAAAGCTACAATAAAATAACCAATGAATTCTCCCATTTCTAAAATAGGTCTTGATGGGAGAGATTTTTATGTTAAGAGGGATGACTTAATAGATCCCTACTTAGCAGGAAATAAATACCGCAAGCTCTACACTCTGCTTAATACTCCCTCAAACAGATTAAAAACTATCATATCTTATGGTGGAACACAATCAAATGCAATGCTTGCAATCGCTGCAATGTGTCAAAAAAAAAGTTGGGAGTTTATCTACTATACAAAACCCATAAGCAAAGCCATACAAAACGAAAATAGTGGTAATTTTTTTCACTCAAAGAGACTTGGTATGCTACATGTAGAGATAGAACATGAGTACTATAGAGATTTTATAGCCTCTTTGCGTTTAAACTTAGATGAAGAGACATTTATTATAGATCAAGGTGGTGCAGTAGAAGAGGCGAGATGTGGTTTGGAAGTTTTAGCACATGAGATAAGAGAGAGTGGCTTACATGTAAATTCTTTGGCAACTCCATCGGGCACTGGAACAACAGCCCTTTTTTTAGCACTTTGTCTGCCTGAGTATAATATCTATACGACGCCTTGTGTTGGAGATGTTGAGTATCTTCGTAGCCAGATGAGGGCGCTATGTGAGCTTCCAACAAACCTTATTATCCTAGAGCCAAAGAGAAAATATCACTTTGCAAAACCACATGTAGAGCTATTGCATGTATGGCAAAAACTGCTAACAACTAAAATAGAGTTTGATTTGATTTATGCGCCTTCCATGTGGATGGCTCTTTTAGAGCAGACAAAAGAGGATATTTTATATATCCACAGCGGAGGAGTAAGCGGAAACGAGAGTATGCTAGAGAGATATAAACAAAAAGGTCTTATATAAAGATAACATTTTCACTAATATCTGCTCTTTGTGGTCTGTAGCCATTTATTTTTGCATCTTTGTCTTCATAACCGATGACAACGCTATAGAGAAGGGCTAGATTCTCTGGGGCGTCTAATATTTTAGCTACAACTCTTCCAAACTCTGTAGTTGAGCCTTGAGGGCAGCTCTCAAGCCCAAAACTTCTAGCCAAGAGCATAATACTTTGCATGTAGGCACCACAATCTATTAGTGCTCCCACAGCACCATCTATCATAGCTTTATCAGTAAAGACAAAAAATACGCATTGAGCATTGAACCATCTAAAGTTGTCGTGCCACATCTTTTCTCTTGTTTGGAGATCTTTTCTATCTACTCCCATGTGCTCATATAAACCTATGCCTGTTTCAAATCTTCTTTTTTTATAAAGAGGCTTCCACTCTATGGGATAGTATTGGATGAATTGGTCGTGCTTAACGCCACTGCTCATTTTTTCAATAATAGCATCACCTATATTTTTTAAAACCTTTTCATCGCTGATGGCATACGTAATCCATGGTTGCATATTTGCTCCGCTTGGTGTCATTGCAGCAGCTTTTAAAATTTTTTGTTGAATCTCTTTTGATACAGGCTTTTTTAAAAAGGCTCTTTTTGAAGATCGATTGATTATCGCATCGATGATAGTAGGCATATTTCTCCCCCAGAAAACTTTTTTGAAATTATATTATAAATTTAATTAAAAAAATGTTTAATAGATAAAGACTAAAAAAACTTGACAAGAAGTCACTCAACTTGATATAATTGTTTTCATAAATTTAAAGTTTTGGAGAGAAGTATGAATAATATATTTGAGAAATTAACAAATAACATGACAGAATCGATTGAGTCGGCACTATCGTTGGCTTTATACAATAAAAATCAAGAAGTTGAGCCTATACACTTTTTATGGTCGCAATTAACAAACTCAAATTCTGTGTTAAACCAGATGTTTAATAAAATGAGTATTGATAAGGTTGCAATTGAGCTTGATGTAAAGAGTATGAGTGAAAAGCTGCCAAAATCTTCAAGTGTGACAAAAGAGAGCATAAAACTCTCAAGAAACTTTGTACAGTCTTTAGAAAATGGTATTGGGACAATGACAAAAAATGGAGACTCTTTTTTGGCTGTTGACACCTATATATTGGCTAATATAAAAAATGAGCCATTCTATAGCGTACTAAAGAAATATATAGATATATCAGAATTAATCAAAAATATCGAATCTTCAAGAGGTACCTCAAAGATTGATTCACAAAGCTCGGATGAGACGATGGAATCACTTAAAAAGTATGGTATAGATTTAACACATGAGGCAAAAGAGGGAAAACTCGCTCCAGTAATAGGGCGAGATGAAGAGATTACTAGGATGATGCAGATACTCATCCGCAAAACAAAAAACAATCCTATGCTTCTGGGTGAACCAGGTGTTGGAAAAACTGCGCTAGTTGAGGGACTTGCGCAAAGAATTAGCGATGGAAATGTTCCAACATCACTTCAAAACAAAAAGTTAGTAGCTCTTGATATGAGTGCCCTAATCGCAGGTGCTAAGTATAGAGGCGAATTTGAAGATAGATTAAAAGCTGTAATTGATGAGGTAAAGAAGAGCGGAAATGTAATACTATTTATAGATGAGATTCACACAATTGTTGGAGCAGGTGCTAGTGAGGGAAGTATGGATGCTGCAAACATTCTCAAACCTGCTCTTGCCCGTGGGGAACTTCACACAATTGGGGCAACGACACTAAAAGAGTATAGAAAATATTTTGAAAAGGATATGGCGCTTCAAAGACGTTTCTTGCCTATAAACCTTGATGAGCCGAGTGTAAATCAAACTCTTCAAATACTTCGTGGTATAAAAGAGAGACTTGAGACGCATCATAATGTAACTATTACGGATAGTGCTTTAGTAGCGGCTGCAAAACTCTCAGATAGATATATAGCTGATAGATTTTTGCCAGATAAAGCTATTGACCTTATTGATGAAGCAGCAGCTGAACTCAAGATGCAGATAGAAACAGAACCAAATGTACTAAAGAGTGCAAAGATTAAGATATCTGAGTTAAGTGTAGAGCAAGAGGCTCTTAAAATGGAAGACTCTCCATCAAATACAAAACGTCTTGAAGAGATAAAAAAAGAGTTGGCTGATGAACAAGAGCGAGTTAGAACCCTGCAGGCTCAATTTAGCAATGAAAAAGAGGTTTTTGGAAAAATTTCTAGTATAAAAAATGAGATTGAAGCAAAAAAAAGAGAAGCGCATATTGCTAAGAGCACATCTGAGTTTAATCGAGCAGCAGAGATAGAATATGGTGAGATACCAGCGTTAATAACGCAAGAAAAAGAGATTACACAAAATTGGGAAAATCTTCAAAAAGAGGGAACACTCCTAAAAAATAGTGTAGATGAGGAGGCTATCGCTTCTATTGTCTCAAGATGGACAGGAATTCCAGTTAAAAAAATGCTCCAAGCTGACAAAGATAAAATACTCAACGTTGAAGAGGAGCTAAACAAAGAGGTAGTAGGGCAGAGTAAAGCTACGCATGCAGTTGCTCGCGCTATTAAAAGGAATAAAGCTGGGCTCTCAAGTGGCAACTCACCAATTGGAAGTTTTTTATTTTTAGGACCTACTGGTGTTGGAAAAACACAAACCGCTAAGACTTTAG
Proteins encoded:
- a CDS encoding pyridoxal-phosphate dependent enzyme produces the protein MNSPISKIGLDGRDFYVKRDDLIDPYLAGNKYRKLYTLLNTPSNRLKTIISYGGTQSNAMLAIAAMCQKKSWEFIYYTKPISKAIQNENSGNFFHSKRLGMLHVEIEHEYYRDFIASLRLNLDEETFIIDQGGAVEEARCGLEVLAHEIRESGLHVNSLATPSGTGTTALFLALCLPEYNIYTTPCVGDVEYLRSQMRALCELPTNLIILEPKRKYHFAKPHVELLHVWQKLLTTKIEFDLIYAPSMWMALLEQTKEDILYIHSGGVSGNESMLERYKQKGLI
- a CDS encoding ATP-dependent Clp protease ATP-binding subunit, translated to MNNIFEKLTNNMTESIESALSLALYNKNQEVEPIHFLWSQLTNSNSVLNQMFNKMSIDKVAIELDVKSMSEKLPKSSSVTKESIKLSRNFVQSLENGIGTMTKNGDSFLAVDTYILANIKNEPFYSVLKKYIDISELIKNIESSRGTSKIDSQSSDETMESLKKYGIDLTHEAKEGKLAPVIGRDEEITRMMQILIRKTKNNPMLLGEPGVGKTALVEGLAQRISDGNVPTSLQNKKLVALDMSALIAGAKYRGEFEDRLKAVIDEVKKSGNVILFIDEIHTIVGAGASEGSMDAANILKPALARGELHTIGATTLKEYRKYFEKDMALQRRFLPINLDEPSVNQTLQILRGIKERLETHHNVTITDSALVAAAKLSDRYIADRFLPDKAIDLIDEAAAELKMQIETEPNVLKSAKIKISELSVEQEALKMEDSPSNTKRLEEIKKELADEQERVRTLQAQFSNEKEVFGKISSIKNEIEAKKREAHIAKSTSEFNRAAEIEYGEIPALITQEKEITQNWENLQKEGTLLKNSVDEEAIASIVSRWTGIPVKKMLQADKDKILNVEEELNKEVVGQSKATHAVARAIKRNKAGLSSGNSPIGSFLFLGPTGVGKTQTAKTLAKFLFDSPDAMVRIDMSEYMEKHSVSRLVGAAPGYVGYEEGGQLTEAVRRKPYSVILFDEVEKAHPDVFNILLQVLDDGRLTDNKGVTVDFTNTIIILTSNIASDKIINNPNSAELQEMVMSELKSAFKPEFLNRLDDIVIFNALGREQIVGIVDIFFSEIAKKVTSRDITLTLSKEAKAYIAEAGFDPVYGARPLKRALYEIVEDRLAELILEGKVVEGSHVEFDFIDNEISVKIS
- a CDS encoding nitroreductase, with the translated sequence MPTIIDAIINRSSKRAFLKKPVSKEIQQKILKAAAMTPSGANMQPWITYAISDEKVLKNIGDAIIEKMSSGVKHDQFIQYYPIEWKPLYKKRRFETGIGLYEHMGVDRKDLQTREKMWHDNFRWFNAQCVFFVFTDKAMIDGAVGALIDCGAYMQSIMLLARSFGLESCPQGSTTEFGRVVAKILDAPENLALLYSVVIGYEDKDAKINGYRPQRADISENVIFI